A genomic segment from Propioniciclava sp. MC1595 encodes:
- the gyrA gene encoding DNA gyrase subunit A has translation MTGKVEEIDLNEEIQKSYLDYAMSVIVGRALPDVRDGLKPVHRRVLYTMYDGGYRPDRGWNKCSRIVGDVMGKYHPHGDTAIYDTLVRLAQPWVMRHKLVDGQGNFGSPGNDGAAAMRYTESKMNPLAMEMVRDIDENTVDFQPNYDNKDTEPVVLPARFPNLLVNGSTGIAVGMATNIPPHNLLEVNAAVQWMLAHPEASKEENLAACMEHVKGPDFPNGALIVGRKGIEDAYRTGRGLVTMRAVIDIEEDNKGRTQLVVTELPHMCNPDNLALKIAELVNSGRLTGISDIRDDSSARTGQRLVIVLKRDAQPRVVMNNLYKFTPLQDTFGCNMLALVDSVPRTLRLDQFLGYWIRHQVQVIQRRTQFRLEDLERKAHLDRGLVKALNMLDEVIALIRASKTADEARDGLKKLLDIDDLQANNILNTQLRRLAAMEIQAIIERLAAMEAQIEDLKDILAKPERQRQIISTELQEITDKWGDERRTRIIAADGDLSDEDFIPDEDMVVTITYGGYVKRTRSDQYRLQKRGGKGVRGATLRSEDEVQHLFTASSHHWLLFFTNFGRVYRSKVWQLPEASRDAKGGHVAGLLSFLPDEKIASIQTIRTYEDKPYLLLATKRGLVKKTDLTAYDSARQAGLIAINFRDEDDELIGAGVCSSEDDVLLVSKKGQAIRFRADDAQLRPMGRATSGVTGMKFRAGDELLSMAVIDADTPEDDRFVFTVTDGGFAKRTAVSEYRLQGRGGLGIKAMKLNEDRGSLVGGLVVSEDDEVIAIKQSGQVIRSSVLGVPAKGRDTMGVKFVTLSGDDTVTVIALYPETPETAEEGAAAEVAAEAEAVDATDGDAAATVEAPESEDAAPGEEDSGD, from the coding sequence GACGGGCTCAAGCCGGTGCACCGGCGTGTGCTCTACACGATGTACGACGGCGGTTACCGGCCCGACCGCGGCTGGAACAAGTGCTCCCGCATCGTCGGTGACGTCATGGGTAAGTACCACCCCCACGGCGACACGGCGATCTACGACACCCTCGTGCGCCTCGCGCAGCCGTGGGTGATGCGCCACAAGTTGGTTGATGGCCAGGGCAACTTCGGCTCGCCCGGCAACGACGGCGCGGCCGCCATGCGATACACCGAGTCGAAGATGAACCCGCTCGCCATGGAGATGGTGCGCGACATCGACGAGAACACCGTCGACTTCCAGCCCAACTACGACAACAAGGACACCGAGCCGGTCGTGCTGCCGGCCCGGTTCCCGAACCTGCTCGTCAACGGTTCGACGGGTATCGCGGTGGGCATGGCGACCAACATCCCGCCGCACAACCTGCTCGAGGTCAATGCGGCTGTGCAGTGGATGCTGGCCCACCCCGAGGCGTCCAAGGAGGAGAACCTCGCGGCGTGCATGGAGCACGTGAAGGGGCCCGACTTCCCCAACGGCGCGCTGATCGTCGGGCGCAAGGGCATCGAGGACGCCTATCGCACCGGTCGCGGCCTGGTCACCATGCGCGCGGTGATCGACATCGAGGAGGACAACAAGGGGCGCACCCAGCTCGTCGTCACCGAGCTGCCGCACATGTGCAACCCCGACAACCTCGCCCTGAAGATCGCCGAGCTCGTGAACTCGGGGCGTCTCACCGGCATCTCCGACATTCGCGACGACTCCTCGGCGCGCACCGGCCAGCGCCTGGTCATCGTCCTGAAGCGGGACGCCCAGCCGCGCGTGGTGATGAACAACCTGTACAAGTTCACGCCGCTGCAGGACACGTTCGGCTGCAACATGCTCGCCCTGGTCGACTCGGTGCCGCGCACGCTGCGCCTCGACCAGTTCCTGGGCTACTGGATCCGCCACCAGGTGCAGGTCATCCAGCGCCGCACGCAGTTCCGTCTGGAGGACCTCGAGCGCAAGGCCCACCTCGACCGCGGCCTGGTCAAGGCGCTCAACATGCTCGACGAGGTCATCGCGCTCATCCGGGCCAGCAAGACCGCCGACGAGGCGCGCGACGGCCTGAAGAAGCTGCTCGACATCGACGACCTGCAGGCCAACAACATCCTCAACACGCAGCTGCGCCGCCTGGCCGCCATGGAGATCCAGGCGATCATCGAGCGCCTGGCCGCGATGGAGGCCCAGATCGAGGACCTCAAGGACATCCTGGCCAAGCCCGAGCGGCAGCGGCAGATCATCTCCACCGAGCTGCAGGAGATCACCGACAAGTGGGGCGACGAGCGCCGCACGCGGATCATCGCCGCCGACGGTGACCTCTCCGACGAGGACTTCATCCCCGACGAGGACATGGTCGTCACCATCACCTACGGCGGCTACGTGAAGCGGACGCGCTCCGACCAGTACCGCCTGCAGAAGCGCGGCGGCAAGGGCGTTCGTGGCGCGACGCTGCGCTCAGAAGATGAGGTGCAGCACCTGTTCACGGCGTCCAGCCACCACTGGCTGCTGTTCTTCACCAACTTCGGCCGCGTCTACCGCAGCAAGGTCTGGCAGCTGCCCGAGGCGTCCCGCGACGCGAAGGGCGGCCACGTGGCCGGGCTGCTGTCGTTCCTGCCGGACGAGAAGATCGCCTCGATCCAGACGATCCGCACGTACGAGGACAAGCCCTACCTGCTGCTCGCCACCAAGCGCGGCCTGGTCAAGAAGACCGACCTCACGGCGTACGACTCGGCCCGGCAGGCCGGCCTGATCGCCATCAACTTCCGCGACGAGGACGACGAGCTGATCGGCGCTGGGGTGTGCTCGTCGGAGGACGACGTGCTGCTGGTGTCGAAGAAGGGCCAGGCGATCCGGTTCCGCGCCGACGACGCGCAGCTGCGCCCGATGGGCCGCGCGACGTCGGGTGTGACGGGCATGAAGTTCCGCGCCGGCGACGAGCTGTTGTCGATGGCCGTGATCGACGCCGACACCCCCGAGGACGACCGGTTCGTCTTCACGGTCACCGACGGCGGCTTCGCCAAGCGGACGGCCGTGTCGGAGTACCGCCTGCAGGGCCGTGGCGGCCTGGGCATCAAGGCGATGAAGCTGAACGAGGACCGCGGGTCGCTCGTCGGCGGCCTCGTCGTGAGCGAGGACGACGAGGTGATCGCCATCAAGCAGTCCGGCCAGGTGATCCGGTCGTCCGTGTTGGGCGTGCCGGCCAAGGGCCGCGACACCATGGGGGTGAAGTTCGTCACCCTGTCGGGCGACGACACCGTCACCGTGATCGCGCTCTACCCCGAGACGCCGGAGACGGCCGAGGAGGGTGCTGCTGCCGAGGTTGCCGCCGAGGCCGAGGCCGTCGACGCGACGGATGGCGATGCAGCGGCTACCGTTGAGGCACCGGAATCGGAGGATGCGGCTCCGGGCGAGGAGGACAGCGGTGACTGA
- a CDS encoding DUF3566 domain-containing protein, with product MTDTQPQETLRTASGNEFEPVAEKRTAKSDTRPRPSIRVRRARLRISRVDPWSVMKTSFLFSIAAGIMTWVAVYVLWTLIGASGMIEAINGVLTTLLSSDQNLTPTRVEDFVNTNKLMGFTTIFAVANVVILTALGTIFAFLYNLSANILGGLELTLAED from the coding sequence GTGACTGACACCCAACCACAGGAGACGTTGCGTACGGCGTCCGGCAATGAGTTCGAGCCGGTCGCCGAGAAGCGCACGGCGAAGTCCGACACGCGCCCGCGCCCGAGCATCCGCGTGCGGCGGGCCCGCCTGCGCATCTCGCGGGTGGACCCGTGGTCGGTGATGAAGACGTCGTTCCTGTTCTCGATCGCCGCCGGCATCATGACCTGGGTCGCCGTCTACGTGCTGTGGACGCTGATCGGGGCGTCCGGGATGATCGAGGCGATCAACGGCGTGCTGACCACGCTGCTGAGCTCCGACCAGAACCTGACCCCGACCCGGGTCGAGGACTTCGTGAACACCAACAAGCTGATGGGCTTCACGACGATCTTCGCGGTGGCGAACGTCGTGATCCTCACCGCGCTGGGCACGATCTTCGCCTTCCTGTACAACCTGTCCGCCAACATCCTGGGCGGCCTGGAGTTGACGCTCGCCGAGGACTGA
- a CDS encoding CDP-alcohol phosphatidyltransferase family protein has product MSEPPVHPRSVATPRRQSGPDEPLRPWTIPNAVTLLRLLLLVPVCWFVWHGVQGSWLPVVLLAIWASTDWVDGLLARLLDQRSKLGEWLDPFTDRLGIWGLALTLSVSGVIGWWVLGIIVVVDMVVAVSAAKAARAGELGVSWVGKSRTAVLFVAVLFVVMGATVWPAADAIGQVLLVVGVVLHVIAALGYITKAQRHRQSLRA; this is encoded by the coding sequence ATGTCCGAGCCGCCGGTTCACCCCCGCTCGGTGGCGACGCCCCGACGCCAGTCAGGGCCCGACGAGCCGCTGCGCCCGTGGACGATCCCGAACGCGGTGACGCTGCTGCGCCTGTTGCTGCTCGTGCCGGTGTGCTGGTTCGTGTGGCACGGAGTCCAGGGATCGTGGCTGCCCGTGGTGCTGCTGGCGATCTGGGCCTCGACCGACTGGGTGGACGGCCTGCTGGCCCGGTTGCTCGACCAGCGCTCGAAGCTGGGGGAGTGGCTCGACCCGTTCACCGACCGCCTCGGCATCTGGGGCCTGGCGTTGACACTGTCGGTGTCGGGCGTCATCGGTTGGTGGGTGCTGGGCATCATCGTGGTCGTCGACATGGTGGTCGCTGTTTCGGCGGCCAAGGCGGCCCGGGCCGGTGAACTGGGCGTGAGCTGGGTCGGCAAGTCCCGCACAGCCGTCCTGTTCGTCGCCGTGCTGTTCGTCGTCATGGGCGCCACCGTGTGGCCGGCGGCGGACGCGATCGGCCAGGTGCTCCTGGTCGTCGGTGTGGTGCTGCACGTCATCGCGGCGCTGGGCTACATCACCAAGGCCCAGCGCCACCGCCAGTCGCTGCGCGCCTGA